One stretch of Erpetoichthys calabaricus chromosome 14, fErpCal1.3, whole genome shotgun sequence DNA includes these proteins:
- the anapc11 gene encoding anaphase-promoting complex subunit 11, translating to MKVKIKRWNGVASWLWVANDENCGICRMHFNGCCPDCKIPGDDCPLVWGQCSHCFHMHCILKWLNSQQVQQQCPMCRQEWKFKE from the exons atgaaagtaaaaataaaacgcTGGAATGGAGTAGCATCCTGGCTGTGGGTTGCCAATGATGAAAACTGTGGCATATGCCGTATGCATTTCAATGGCTGCTGTCCTGACT gtAAAATACCAGGAGATGACTGCCCATTGGTGTGGGGCCAGTGCTCCCACTGTTTTCACATGCACTGCATTTTGAAGTGGCTCAACTCCCAGCAGGTCCAGCAGCAGTGCCCCATGTGCCGACAGGAGTGGAAGTTCAAGGAGTAA